One genomic segment of Microbacterium sp. ProA8 includes these proteins:
- a CDS encoding glycoside hydrolase family 2 TIM barrel-domain containing protein, protein MIRELFLEGWTVGPKLGAFEAATAESAPRPVRLPHDAVRDLPRSADSDQGVHTGYVPGGVFEYAKTFEVPDAWREKTVRLEFEGVYRDAVVFLNGDAVVHEPNGYNAFEAVLDPYLRYGEQNRITVEARVHRDSRWYSGAGIYRPVHLVVADPVHLPLDGTRVATPDIDADRAIASIATTVRNGSRRTRTLRLTWTVLGPGGTDVASGTAPVTVLPGSEAVARVRLAVEDPALWSDESPSLYRVRTSLADEDGHVIDTDAAAFGIRRLQVDARRGLRINGETVKLRGACVHHDSGPLGAATFADAEDRRVRLLKEAGFNALRSAHNPMSRAMLDACDRHGVFVMDELTDTWTRSKVAFDAAPGFAERWRHDVDALVAKDLNHPSVIMYSIGNEILELATPAGSAWSRRLTEAIRDLDDTRLVTNGINGIIANLGGFETDAAPGDEAPADASDPNTMMAAMGDMMAAANASELVTRSTEESASVLDVVGFNYAESRYELDGELFPNRVIVGSETFPSRIEKMWELVERLDHVIGDFTWTGWDYLGEAGIGRVDYTDEPGYEPTGTAGPYPHLLAGCGDIDITGHRRPVSYYREIVFGLRTEPYLTVHPPRHHGRPTATTPWSWDDSVSSWTWDAEPGAPVTVDVYAPAEEVELLRDGVSLGVAEVGAEKAFRARFETEYRPGELVAIGRTGGREVGRTALRTAGEPVLTASVERSEITVDGLGFVAVSLADVEGVVASDADRLITVSVEGDAELVGLGTGRIRTEESFAGPSVTTFDGRALAIVRPTGLGRVTVTVTAEGLPPATASLAISGPASG, encoded by the coding sequence ATGATCCGCGAGCTGTTCCTCGAAGGCTGGACGGTCGGCCCGAAGCTCGGCGCGTTCGAGGCTGCGACCGCCGAGTCCGCACCGCGGCCTGTGCGACTGCCGCACGACGCCGTGCGGGATCTGCCCCGCTCGGCCGACAGCGACCAGGGCGTGCACACCGGCTACGTGCCGGGGGGCGTGTTCGAGTACGCGAAGACGTTCGAGGTGCCGGACGCCTGGCGGGAGAAGACCGTGCGGCTCGAGTTCGAGGGCGTCTACCGCGACGCGGTCGTCTTCCTCAACGGCGACGCGGTCGTGCACGAGCCGAACGGCTACAACGCGTTCGAGGCCGTGCTCGACCCCTACCTCCGCTACGGGGAACAGAACCGGATCACCGTCGAGGCCCGCGTGCACCGCGACAGCCGGTGGTATTCCGGAGCGGGCATCTATCGCCCCGTGCATCTCGTGGTGGCCGACCCCGTGCACCTCCCGCTCGACGGCACGCGCGTGGCGACGCCCGACATCGACGCCGACCGTGCGATCGCGAGCATCGCGACGACGGTGCGCAACGGCTCGCGCCGCACCCGCACGCTGCGCCTCACCTGGACCGTGCTGGGTCCGGGCGGCACCGACGTCGCGTCGGGCACGGCGCCGGTGACGGTGCTGCCCGGCTCCGAGGCGGTGGCGCGCGTGCGCCTCGCCGTCGAAGACCCCGCGCTCTGGAGCGACGAGTCGCCCTCGCTCTACCGGGTGCGCACCAGCCTCGCCGACGAGGACGGGCACGTGATCGACACGGATGCCGCGGCCTTCGGCATCCGTCGCCTGCAGGTCGATGCGCGGCGCGGACTGCGGATCAACGGCGAGACCGTGAAGCTGCGGGGCGCCTGCGTGCACCACGACAGCGGGCCTCTCGGGGCGGCGACCTTCGCCGATGCCGAGGACCGCCGCGTGCGCCTCCTCAAGGAGGCGGGCTTCAACGCGCTGCGGAGCGCGCACAACCCGATGAGCCGCGCGATGCTCGACGCGTGCGACCGGCACGGCGTCTTCGTGATGGACGAGCTCACCGACACCTGGACCCGCTCGAAGGTCGCCTTCGACGCGGCTCCGGGCTTTGCGGAACGCTGGCGGCACGACGTCGACGCCCTCGTCGCGAAGGACCTGAACCACCCGAGCGTCATCATGTACTCGATCGGGAATGAGATCCTCGAGCTCGCGACGCCGGCCGGGTCCGCGTGGAGCCGGCGCCTCACCGAGGCGATCCGCGACCTCGACGACACCCGCCTGGTGACGAACGGCATCAACGGCATCATCGCGAACCTCGGCGGCTTCGAGACGGATGCCGCGCCCGGCGACGAGGCCCCGGCAGACGCCTCCGATCCGAACACGATGATGGCGGCGATGGGCGACATGATGGCCGCGGCCAACGCGTCGGAGCTCGTGACGCGGTCGACCGAGGAATCGGCATCGGTGCTCGACGTCGTGGGCTTCAACTACGCCGAGTCGCGCTACGAGCTCGACGGCGAGCTGTTCCCGAACCGCGTCATCGTGGGATCCGAGACGTTCCCGTCGCGCATCGAGAAGATGTGGGAGCTCGTCGAGCGCCTCGACCACGTCATCGGCGACTTCACGTGGACCGGCTGGGACTATCTCGGGGAGGCCGGCATCGGCCGCGTCGACTACACCGACGAGCCCGGCTACGAGCCGACCGGCACGGCAGGGCCGTACCCGCACCTGCTCGCCGGCTGCGGCGACATCGACATCACCGGGCACCGCCGCCCGGTCTCGTACTACCGCGAGATCGTGTTCGGGCTGCGCACCGAGCCGTACCTGACGGTGCATCCGCCGCGACACCACGGCCGACCGACCGCGACGACGCCGTGGTCGTGGGACGACTCGGTGTCGTCGTGGACGTGGGATGCCGAGCCCGGCGCCCCCGTCACGGTCGACGTGTACGCCCCCGCCGAGGAGGTCGAGCTGCTGCGCGACGGCGTCTCGCTCGGCGTGGCGGAGGTCGGGGCCGAGAAGGCGTTCCGCGCGCGGTTCGAGACCGAGTACCGCCCCGGCGAGCTGGTCGCGATCGGGCGGACCGGTGGCCGCGAGGTCGGCCGGACGGCGCTGCGCACGGCCGGAGAGCCCGTGCTCACGGCATCCGTCGAGCGGTCCGAGATCACGGTGGACGGCCTCGGGTTCGTGGCTGTCTCGCTTGCCGACGTCGAGGGAGTCGTCGCGTCCGACGCCGATCGCCTGATCACGGTGTCGGTCGAGGGCGATGCCGAATTGGTGGGCCTCGGCACCGGCCGCATCCGCACGGAGGAGTCGTTCGCGGGTCCGTCGGTCACGACCTTCGACGGGCGTGCGCTCGCCATCGTGCGGCCGACGGGGCTGGGCCGGGTGACCGTGACGGTCACCGCCGAGGGACTCCCACCCGCGACGGCGTCGCTCGCCATCTCGGGGCCGGCGTCAGGCTGA
- a CDS encoding TetR/AcrR family transcriptional regulator, translating into MTETTSAAKREGTAPTRMRKPRGEYAKSAATRTAILDAALEVFAESGYRAGSLREVAERVGMSEAGLLHHFRSKSALLMAVLDHRDELARSLVDFDLPDGIEALRGLVTLAEHNASIPGVVELYCTLSAEATSPAHPAHAYFVNRYESVRESITASFRRVAEAGRLNPGVDPGRAAVATIALMDGLQVQWLLDPQSTDMAEALAEAFRSMVSGYDLVGLEQVLDARSAAEASVDAVEAPGAVLPATDEAAEGDEA; encoded by the coding sequence ATGACCGAGACCACCTCCGCCGCGAAGCGGGAAGGGACCGCTCCCACGAGGATGCGCAAGCCGCGCGGCGAGTATGCGAAATCCGCGGCGACCCGCACGGCGATCCTGGACGCGGCCCTCGAGGTGTTCGCCGAGTCCGGCTATCGGGCGGGCTCCCTGCGAGAGGTCGCCGAGCGCGTGGGCATGAGTGAGGCCGGACTCCTGCACCACTTCCGCAGCAAGAGCGCCCTGCTGATGGCGGTGCTCGATCACCGTGACGAGCTGGCGCGCTCACTCGTCGACTTCGACCTGCCCGACGGCATCGAGGCGCTGCGCGGCCTGGTGACCCTCGCCGAGCACAACGCGTCGATCCCGGGGGTCGTCGAGCTCTACTGCACGCTGTCGGCCGAAGCCACTTCTCCGGCTCATCCCGCGCATGCGTACTTCGTGAATCGCTACGAATCGGTGCGCGAGAGCATCACCGCGTCCTTCCGGCGCGTCGCCGAGGCGGGGCGCCTCAATCCCGGCGTCGACCCGGGCCGCGCCGCGGTCGCGACCATCGCCCTCATGGACGGGCTCCAGGTGCAGTGGCTGCTGGACCCTCAGTCCACCGACATGGCGGAGGCGCTCGCCGAGGCGTTCCGCAGCATGGTCAGCGGGTACGACCTCGTCGGCCTGGAGCAGGTGCTCGACGCGCGGTCGGCGGCTGAGGCATCCGTCGACGCCGTCGAGGCGCCCGGGGCCGTGCTGCCGGCGACCGACGAGGCCGCTGAGGGGGACGAGGCATGA
- a CDS encoding ABC transporter substrate-binding protein, translating into MFRWKATAATIAIAAIALTGCAGGGDDSGTSDSGRADRLTLTAIIGPTSYDIGQGAEYGNRSPFFQAVFDTLLQKNGEGEIEPWLATDWEYNEDNTVLTLTLRDDVEFTDGTPLDAEAVVASLERFRDGTAPQAATLAGKEFAATDATTVTITQPAPDPSLVNLLSIAPGLIQAPSTFDDPDSATEPIGSGPYVLDTAASVTGTTYVYTANPEYWNPDVVKYDNLTINVIEDPTATLNALKAGEANGAKIVNNDTIPEIEASGWTIEANELDFQGLLLFDRAGTMAPELADVNVRKAINMAFDREALLEALQAGYGTVTEQVFPTTSVGYDEALDSTYEYDPEGAKELLAEAGYPDGFTLNMMSTAAFQTTFDLVAQQLADIGITVNYTDPGTGNFITDMLAPKYPATWMALEQNPDWQLINFMIAPEATFNPFGSQDPQVDEYISTIQNGTQEEADQATKDLNAWIVENAWFAPFFRVQGTYAVDADTDLEFWPSNAYPSIFGFSPKN; encoded by the coding sequence ATGTTCCGTTGGAAGGCCACAGCAGCCACCATCGCGATCGCCGCGATCGCCCTCACCGGCTGCGCCGGTGGCGGGGACGACTCCGGCACGAGCGATTCCGGCCGAGCCGACCGGCTCACCCTCACCGCCATCATCGGCCCGACGAGCTACGACATCGGTCAGGGCGCCGAGTACGGCAACCGCAGCCCGTTCTTCCAGGCGGTGTTCGACACGCTGCTGCAGAAGAACGGCGAGGGGGAGATCGAGCCCTGGCTCGCCACCGACTGGGAGTACAACGAAGACAACACGGTGCTCACGCTGACGCTCCGCGACGACGTCGAGTTCACCGACGGCACTCCCCTCGACGCGGAGGCCGTGGTCGCCAGCCTCGAGCGCTTCCGCGACGGCACCGCGCCGCAGGCCGCGACGCTCGCCGGCAAGGAGTTCGCCGCGACCGACGCCACCACCGTCACGATCACCCAGCCCGCCCCCGATCCCTCGCTCGTCAACCTCCTGTCGATCGCGCCCGGGCTGATCCAGGCGCCCTCGACGTTCGACGACCCCGACTCCGCGACCGAGCCGATCGGCTCCGGCCCCTACGTGCTCGACACGGCCGCCAGCGTCACCGGCACCACGTACGTCTACACCGCCAACCCCGAGTACTGGAACCCCGACGTCGTCAAGTACGACAACCTGACGATCAACGTCATCGAGGACCCGACCGCCACCCTCAACGCCCTCAAGGCGGGCGAGGCCAACGGCGCGAAGATCGTCAACAACGACACGATCCCCGAGATCGAGGCATCCGGCTGGACCATCGAGGCGAATGAGCTGGACTTCCAGGGCCTGCTGCTGTTCGACCGCGCCGGCACGATGGCGCCCGAGCTGGCCGACGTCAACGTCCGCAAGGCGATCAACATGGCGTTCGACCGCGAGGCTCTCCTCGAGGCGCTGCAGGCGGGTTACGGCACGGTGACCGAGCAGGTGTTCCCGACCACGTCGGTCGGCTACGACGAGGCGCTCGACAGCACCTACGAGTACGACCCCGAGGGCGCCAAGGAGCTCCTGGCCGAGGCCGGCTACCCGGACGGGTTCACGCTGAACATGATGTCGACCGCCGCCTTCCAGACCACGTTCGACCTCGTCGCGCAGCAGCTGGCCGACATCGGGATCACGGTGAATTACACCGACCCCGGGACCGGCAACTTCATCACCGACATGCTCGCGCCGAAGTACCCGGCGACGTGGATGGCGCTGGAGCAGAACCCCGACTGGCAGCTGATCAACTTCATGATCGCGCCCGAGGCGACCTTCAACCCGTTCGGCTCGCAGGACCCGCAGGTGGACGAATACATCAGCACCATCCAGAACGGCACGCAGGAAGAGGCCGACCAGGCGACGAAGGACCTGAACGCCTGGATCGTCGAGAACGCCTGGTTCGCCCCGTTCTTCCGGGTGCAGGGAACCTACGCGGTCGACGCCGACACGGACCTCGAGTTCTGGCCGTCGAACGCCTACCCCTCGATCTTCGGATTCTCGCCGAAGAACTGA
- a CDS encoding ABC transporter permease — protein sequence MLAFIFRRLLSGVILIAVISFLAFLLLYAAGGDIPRRILGENATADTVAKKAEELGLDRPLLTQYFDWLTSAFTGDLGRSWFTGELVTTSVTNRVAVTLSIVIGATVISAIISVVVGVLAARRGGAVDGTVQVFSLIGFAIPGFLIALFLVLVFAINLGWFKATGYVPLTTSVAGWLSSVTLPIIALSIGAIATVTQQIRGSVIDAMSRDYVRTLRSRGLSTNSVVYRHVLRNAGGPALAVLAVQFIGLLGGAVIVEQVFAIPGMGQLTVRATTLGDIPVVMALVIVFAIIVVVVNLLIDLAQAALNPKVRLS from the coding sequence ATGCTTGCATTCATCTTCAGACGCCTGCTGTCCGGCGTCATCCTCATCGCGGTGATCTCCTTCCTCGCGTTCCTCCTCCTCTACGCGGCCGGCGGCGACATCCCCCGCCGCATCCTCGGAGAGAACGCGACCGCCGACACCGTCGCAAAGAAAGCCGAAGAGCTGGGCCTCGACCGGCCGCTGCTCACGCAGTACTTCGACTGGCTGACGTCGGCGTTCACCGGCGACCTCGGCCGCAGCTGGTTCACGGGTGAGCTGGTCACCACGAGCGTCACCAATCGCGTCGCCGTGACACTGTCGATCGTGATCGGCGCGACGGTGATCTCGGCGATCATCTCCGTCGTCGTGGGGGTTCTGGCCGCCCGGCGCGGCGGGGCCGTGGACGGCACCGTCCAGGTGTTCTCGCTCATCGGCTTCGCGATCCCCGGCTTCCTCATCGCCCTCTTCCTGGTGCTCGTCTTCGCGATCAACCTCGGCTGGTTCAAGGCGACCGGCTACGTCCCGCTGACCACCTCGGTCGCAGGGTGGCTGTCGTCGGTCACGCTGCCGATCATCGCCCTGTCCATCGGCGCGATCGCCACCGTCACACAGCAGATCCGCGGTTCTGTCATCGACGCCATGTCGCGCGACTACGTGCGGACGCTCCGCTCGCGCGGGCTGAGCACCAACTCGGTGGTCTACCGCCACGTGCTCCGCAACGCCGGCGGCCCTGCCCTCGCCGTGCTGGCCGTGCAGTTCATCGGCCTGCTCGGCGGCGCGGTGATCGTGGAGCAGGTCTTCGCCATCCCCGGCATGGGTCAGCTCACCGTCCGGGCGACGACGCTGGGCGACATCCCCGTCGTCATGGCCCTGGTGATCGTCTTCGCGATCATCGTCGTCGTCGTGAACCTCCTCATCGACCTCGCCCAAGCGGCGCTGAACCCCAAGGTGCGACTGTCATGA
- a CDS encoding dipeptide/oligopeptide/nickel ABC transporter permease/ATP-binding protein — protein MTAVDVPLAVPVAPVRVALWRRLVRRPLGLASLLFLAFVAVIAIIGPWIAPQDPNYADIRNVLSPPSAEHILGTDGSGRDVLSRLLVATQISVSAALLALVVAVVLGVTSGLIAGYYQGWFNSAATWVTELNMALPGIVVLLAARAVLGPSVWISMFIFGILLAPAFYRLVYASVTAVRSELYVDAARVSGLSDTRIIGRHVLSVVRAPIIIQGAIIAGIAIAIQSGLEFLGLGDISVPTWGQMLNDGFKNIYKEPILMLWPSLAIGLTCIALTLLANVMRDELERTVSVRRKRRRAVATATGSIAAVTTSISTGGGDVVDLDEPPIFESSGVIVHQDDVRSKATEKVLEVRDLRVGYDQPDGSHIEVVHGVSLDIRKGEVHGLIGESGSGKTQTAFAVLGLLPRGGHVTAGSILYEGTELADGDDRAYAGIRGQRIGYIPQEPMSNLDPAFTIGTQLVEPLRKNLGLSKKAATDRSLELLARVGIPNPKRTFDAYPFEVSGGMAQRVLIAGAVSTDPDLIIADEPTTALDVTVQAEVLELLRDLQAERHMAMLLVTHNFGVVADLCDHVTVMQSGLFVEQGPVRAIFNDAQHPYTRALLDAILDEGPARGPLVAASSRTVPSSTVPSTEKGARA, from the coding sequence ATGACCGCTGTCGACGTTCCCCTCGCCGTCCCCGTCGCGCCGGTGCGCGTCGCGCTCTGGCGACGTCTCGTGCGGCGCCCCCTGGGCCTCGCCTCCCTCCTCTTCCTCGCGTTCGTGGCGGTCATCGCGATCATCGGACCGTGGATCGCCCCGCAGGACCCCAACTACGCCGACATCCGCAACGTGCTCTCGCCGCCCAGCGCCGAGCACATCCTCGGCACCGACGGCAGCGGTCGCGACGTGCTGTCGCGCCTGCTGGTGGCGACGCAGATCAGCGTCTCCGCCGCCCTCCTCGCTCTCGTCGTCGCCGTCGTCCTCGGCGTGACCAGCGGCCTCATCGCGGGCTACTACCAGGGCTGGTTCAACAGCGCCGCGACCTGGGTGACCGAGCTGAACATGGCGCTTCCCGGCATCGTCGTGCTGCTGGCAGCCCGGGCGGTGCTCGGCCCCTCGGTGTGGATCTCGATGTTCATCTTCGGCATCCTGCTCGCCCCGGCGTTCTACCGCCTCGTATACGCCTCGGTCACCGCGGTGCGCTCGGAGCTGTACGTCGACGCCGCACGCGTCTCGGGACTCAGCGACACCCGCATCATCGGCCGCCACGTGCTGTCGGTCGTGCGCGCGCCCATCATCATCCAGGGCGCGATCATCGCGGGCATCGCCATCGCGATCCAGTCGGGGCTGGAGTTCCTGGGCCTCGGCGACATCAGCGTCCCCACGTGGGGCCAGATGCTCAACGACGGATTCAAGAACATCTACAAGGAGCCCATCCTGATGCTCTGGCCGTCGCTCGCGATCGGGCTCACGTGCATCGCGCTGACGCTCCTGGCCAACGTGATGCGCGACGAGCTCGAGCGCACGGTGTCGGTCCGGCGCAAGCGCCGCCGCGCCGTCGCCACCGCCACCGGCTCCATCGCCGCCGTCACCACCTCGATCTCGACCGGCGGCGGAGACGTCGTCGACCTCGACGAGCCGCCGATCTTCGAGAGCTCCGGCGTCATCGTCCACCAGGACGACGTGCGCAGCAAGGCGACCGAGAAGGTGCTCGAGGTGCGCGATCTGCGCGTCGGCTACGACCAGCCGGACGGCTCGCACATCGAGGTCGTCCACGGCGTCTCGCTCGACATCCGCAAGGGCGAGGTGCACGGTCTCATCGGCGAGTCGGGCTCGGGCAAGACCCAGACGGCGTTCGCTGTGCTGGGCCTGCTGCCCCGCGGTGGTCACGTCACGGCCGGTTCGATCCTCTACGAGGGCACCGAGCTCGCCGACGGCGACGACCGGGCCTACGCCGGCATCCGCGGCCAGCGCATCGGCTACATCCCGCAGGAGCCGATGTCGAACCTCGACCCGGCGTTCACGATCGGCACCCAGCTCGTCGAGCCGCTGCGTAAGAACCTCGGGCTCTCGAAGAAGGCCGCGACCGACCGCTCGCTCGAGCTGCTGGCCCGGGTCGGCATCCCGAACCCCAAGCGCACGTTCGACGCGTACCCGTTCGAGGTCTCCGGCGGCATGGCGCAGCGCGTGCTCATCGCCGGCGCCGTCTCGACCGACCCCGACCTGATCATCGCCGACGAGCCGACCACGGCCCTCGACGTGACCGTGCAGGCCGAGGTGCTGGAGCTGCTGCGCGACCTGCAGGCCGAGCGGCACATGGCCATGCTCCTGGTGACCCACAACTTCGGCGTCGTCGCCGACCTCTGCGACCACGTCACGGTCATGCAGAGCGGCCTGTTCGTCGAGCAGGGACCCGTGCGCGCGATCTTCAACGACGCGCAGCACCCGTACACGCGGGCACTGCTGGACGCGATCCTCGACGAGGGTCCCGCCCGCGGCCCGCTCGTCGCAGCATCGTCACGCACGGTGCCCTCGAGCACAGTGCCGTCGACCGAGAAGGGAGCACGGGCATGA
- a CDS encoding MFS transporter: MSAMFRSFSAFNYRVWFIGALVSNIGAWMQATAISWVVLTELTSNDAAAMGVTMALQFAPPLLLVGVTGLVADRFDRRKLLLLTQSLLLLLGVAIGALIFAGAMTLPIMYGFALALGVVAAFDNPARQAFVSDLVARENASNAVALNAASFNGARMIGPAVAGIVIVAIGTGWVFVANAVTFLAMLGALVLIRTNELVPRVKAPQSSRLADGVRYVARRPDFIVTFAMVFLIGAFGMNFPILASTMAVEFGKEADGFGLLSSILAIGSVAGALLAARRDRARLRVLIVGTAMFGVAALVSAFMPTYWLYAATLVFTGFSVVTMMATANGYVQTTTDPALRGRVLALYMAILMGGTPIGAPIVGWVAAEFGPRAAILVGAVAAFVAFAIGATWLLVSGRLHRHERKRFRLTLDETRPLSVVVPEEFSDEVAGTTPIPLPRDDDDEMPARTRAAS; the protein is encoded by the coding sequence ATGAGCGCCATGTTCCGTTCGTTCTCGGCCTTCAACTACCGCGTCTGGTTCATCGGCGCCCTGGTGTCGAACATCGGCGCATGGATGCAGGCGACCGCCATCAGCTGGGTCGTGCTGACCGAGCTGACGTCCAACGACGCCGCCGCCATGGGCGTGACGATGGCGCTGCAGTTCGCTCCGCCGTTGCTGCTGGTGGGCGTCACCGGGCTCGTCGCAGACCGCTTCGACCGCCGCAAGCTCCTGCTCCTCACGCAGAGCCTGCTGCTGCTGCTCGGGGTCGCCATCGGGGCGCTCATCTTCGCCGGCGCGATGACGCTGCCGATCATGTACGGCTTCGCGCTCGCCCTGGGCGTGGTCGCGGCCTTCGACAACCCGGCACGACAGGCGTTCGTCTCCGACCTCGTCGCGCGTGAGAACGCCTCCAACGCGGTCGCCCTGAACGCGGCGTCGTTCAACGGCGCGCGCATGATCGGCCCCGCCGTGGCGGGCATCGTGATCGTCGCCATCGGCACCGGATGGGTGTTCGTGGCGAACGCCGTGACCTTCCTCGCCATGCTCGGCGCCCTGGTCCTGATCCGCACGAACGAGCTGGTGCCGCGCGTGAAGGCGCCGCAGTCGTCGCGCCTCGCCGACGGCGTCAGGTACGTCGCCCGCCGTCCCGACTTCATCGTGACCTTCGCCATGGTCTTCCTCATCGGCGCGTTCGGCATGAACTTCCCCATCCTCGCGTCGACGATGGCGGTCGAGTTCGGCAAGGAGGCCGACGGCTTCGGTCTGCTCAGCTCGATCCTCGCGATCGGCTCGGTCGCCGGCGCGCTGCTGGCCGCCCGTCGCGATCGGGCGCGCCTGCGCGTGCTCATCGTGGGCACGGCGATGTTCGGGGTCGCGGCGCTGGTGTCCGCGTTCATGCCGACGTACTGGCTGTACGCGGCGACGCTGGTGTTCACGGGCTTCTCGGTCGTGACGATGATGGCGACGGCGAACGGCTACGTGCAGACCACGACCGACCCGGCGCTGCGCGGTCGCGTGCTCGCGCTCTACATGGCGATCCTCATGGGCGGCACGCCGATCGGCGCGCCGATCGTCGGCTGGGTCGCCGCTGAGTTCGGCCCGCGCGCCGCGATCCTGGTCGGCGCTGTCGCCGCCTTCGTCGCCTTCGCGATCGGCGCCACGTGGCTGCTCGTCTCGGGTCGCCTGCACCGCCACGAGCGCAAGCGGTTCCGCCTGACGCTCGACGAGACGCGACCTCTCAGCGTCGTCGTCCCCGAGGAGTTCAGCGACGAGGTCGCCGGCACCACGCCGATCCCGCTGCCCCGGGACGACGACGACGAGATGCCCGCGCGCACCCGCGCCGCGAGCTGA
- a CDS encoding ATP-binding cassette domain-containing protein yields MSTSTPQTPLLDIKDLVVEYPGKGFRAQPFRALKGVSLDILPGETVGLVGESGSGKTTLGRAALGLAPVTEGSITYEGKEIAHLKRQARRALSSEIQVVFQDPYSSLNPSMTIEQILTEPLTAAGVAGKEAKTRVHDLLDQVGLPADSRGRLPREFSGGQRQRVAIARALALRPRLIVCDEPVSALDLSTQARVLDLFIDIQDRTGVAYLFVTHDLAVVRHISHRVAVMYRGEIVESGDGERVTSQPEHPYTQRLFMAAPVPDPDKQQERRIARRALLASEAAAGAV; encoded by the coding sequence ATGAGCACTTCGACGCCGCAGACGCCGCTGCTCGACATCAAGGACCTCGTCGTGGAGTACCCGGGCAAGGGCTTCCGCGCCCAGCCGTTCCGGGCGCTCAAGGGCGTCTCGCTCGACATCCTGCCGGGCGAGACCGTGGGGCTGGTGGGCGAGTCCGGATCGGGCAAGACGACGCTGGGCCGGGCGGCCCTGGGCCTCGCACCCGTCACCGAGGGCTCCATCACGTACGAGGGCAAGGAGATCGCCCACCTCAAGCGGCAGGCGCGGCGCGCGCTCAGCTCCGAGATCCAGGTGGTGTTCCAGGACCCGTACTCGTCCCTCAACCCGTCGATGACGATCGAGCAGATCCTCACCGAGCCGCTGACCGCGGCCGGCGTCGCCGGGAAGGAGGCGAAGACCCGCGTGCACGACCTGCTCGACCAGGTCGGCCTCCCCGCGGACTCGCGCGGGCGCCTGCCTCGCGAGTTCTCGGGCGGCCAGCGCCAGCGCGTCGCGATCGCCCGCGCCCTCGCCCTGCGGCCGCGCCTCATCGTGTGCGACGAGCCGGTGTCGGCGCTCGACCTCTCGACCCAGGCGCGCGTGCTCGACCTGTTCATCGACATCCAGGACCGCACCGGCGTCGCCTACCTGTTCGTGACGCACGACCTCGCGGTGGTGCGCCACATCAGCCACCGGGTGGCCGTGATGTACCGCGGCGAGATCGTCGAGTCGGGCGACGGCGAGCGTGTCACGTCGCAGCCGGAGCACCCGTACACGCAGCGCCTGTTCATGGCCGCTCCGGTCCCCGACCCCGACAAGCAGCAGGAGCGCCGCATCGCCCGGCGCGCCCTGCTCGCCTCCGAGGCGGCCGCCGGCGCCGTCTGA
- a CDS encoding MarR family transcriptional regulator: MSNETLTTPTPAPAAAGDHPDLSPAASQLRIATFRLARRMRTQRAVDSMSDGQFAVLAALRVHGAHTLGELAERERVSAPSMNRTVNCLQESGYIVRAADERDGRKVVISLTPDGEAVVEETARRRDAWVEASLAELTPAERDTIAAAAEIMQRMVAR, encoded by the coding sequence ATGAGCAACGAGACCCTGACGACCCCCACACCCGCTCCCGCCGCCGCGGGAGACCACCCCGACCTGTCGCCCGCCGCATCGCAGCTCCGGATCGCGACGTTCCGCCTCGCCCGGCGCATGCGCACGCAGCGTGCCGTCGACTCCATGAGCGACGGCCAGTTCGCCGTGCTCGCAGCCCTGCGCGTCCACGGCGCCCACACCCTCGGCGAGCTCGCCGAGCGCGAGCGCGTGTCGGCCCCCTCGATGAACCGCACGGTCAACTGCCTGCAGGAATCCGGCTACATCGTCCGCGCCGCCGACGAACGCGACGGCCGCAAGGTGGTCATCTCGCTGACGCCCGACGGCGAAGCCGTGGTCGAAGAGACGGCCCGCCGACGCGACGCGTGGGTCGAGGCATCCCTCGCCGAACTCACGCCCGCCGAGCGCGACACCATCGCCGCAGCCGCCGAGATCATGCAGCGGATGGTCGCGCGATGA